Proteins co-encoded in one Kribbella qitaiheensis genomic window:
- a CDS encoding cytochrome P450 produces the protein MASPAVRPETDLDLFAPEIVADPFPPLAKLREQSPAVYSTKWDFYLLTRYADVRATAADWETFTSAEGVALTEQFNQQIADSVLATDPPEHDALRAVLSDKLAPRGLAKVRQQIANYADTLVAEQVAKGTFDGVVDIARVFPINVVGDLVGLPIEGREKMHPGADATFAGFGPFGDYVLAHLPQLQAYHQWMGTMADRSKLAPGGWGEAIMDAVDDGRLTQLGAVRTVSAYLTAGMDTTVNAIGALMTLFAQRPEIWEALKADPALAGPIFEEILRLESPVVGFWRVATKDARFGDVTVPKGSKVLLHWAAANRDPAKYSQPDEFRIDRNPLDHVAFGYGVHACAGQGLARMEAVTLLEALASQIDRFELAGEPVRGKNPIVRGYDSVPLTVTPRS, from the coding sequence ATGGCTTCACCAGCCGTCCGCCCTGAGACCGATCTTGACCTCTTCGCGCCCGAGATCGTTGCGGACCCGTTCCCGCCGCTCGCGAAGCTGCGCGAGCAGAGCCCCGCGGTCTATTCGACCAAGTGGGACTTCTACCTGCTGACCCGCTACGCCGACGTCCGCGCCACTGCCGCCGATTGGGAAACCTTCACCTCGGCCGAGGGCGTCGCGCTCACCGAGCAGTTCAACCAGCAGATCGCGGACTCCGTGCTCGCTACCGACCCGCCGGAGCATGACGCGCTCCGCGCTGTGCTCTCAGACAAGCTCGCGCCGCGCGGCCTCGCCAAGGTACGTCAGCAGATCGCGAACTACGCCGACACCCTGGTCGCCGAGCAGGTCGCGAAGGGCACCTTCGACGGCGTCGTCGACATCGCCCGTGTCTTCCCCATCAACGTGGTCGGCGACCTGGTCGGCCTTCCCATCGAGGGTCGCGAGAAGATGCACCCCGGCGCGGACGCAACCTTCGCCGGCTTCGGCCCGTTCGGCGACTACGTTCTCGCGCACCTTCCGCAACTGCAGGCGTACCACCAGTGGATGGGAACGATGGCCGATCGCTCCAAGCTTGCTCCCGGGGGGTGGGGCGAGGCCATCATGGATGCGGTCGACGACGGCCGGCTGACGCAATTGGGCGCGGTCCGTACCGTAAGTGCGTATCTGACGGCAGGTATGGACACGACGGTGAACGCGATCGGCGCGCTGATGACACTGTTCGCGCAGCGCCCTGAGATCTGGGAAGCGCTCAAGGCGGACCCCGCGCTGGCCGGCCCCATCTTCGAAGAGATCCTGCGACTGGAGTCACCGGTCGTCGGGTTCTGGCGGGTCGCAACCAAGGACGCGAGATTCGGCGACGTCACCGTCCCGAAGGGATCGAAGGTCCTCCTGCATTGGGCGGCCGCGAACCGCGACCCCGCGAAGTACAGCCAGCCGGACGAGTTTCGCATCGACCGTAACCCGCTCGACCACGTCGCCTTCGGGTACGGAGTCCACGCATGCGCGGGTCAGGGGTTGGCGCGAATGGAAGCCGTCACTCTGCTTGAAGCACTCGCCTCGCAGATCGACCGGTTCGAACTCGCCGGGGAGCCCGTGCGGGGCAAGAACCCCATCGTCCGCGGCTATGACTCGGTACCGCTGACTGTCACCCCGCGGAGCTGA
- a CDS encoding aldehyde dehydrogenase family protein encodes MNRRQQAQANATTFPDISPVTGNALNEFPAMTPSQALDIAQAAAVAQPNWAALPYSERRRILLAAADDLEAHLGDHVQTLALEIGATRPWAEMNVHEAAATLREAAALTSSPIGELLPSSDPNVVNHSLRIPAGVTLSIVPRNAPVILSARSSAISLAVGNAVVIRPSEESPIAAGMILADALHRAGVPKDVVSVVTTRPGDGRQVITALIQSPHIRRVAFIGSTPVGRAIAAQAGAALTPAIMELGGKNATVVRHDADLERWTPALAFSSFVNSGQVCMCTDRILVHRSRFDETVERLTTIADSMMVGDPRDPATDIGPVINDSAARRFAELITDARSAGATVMAGGDIDGRHARPTILTEVPTACRFATEEGFLPIVEVLPFDSDDQAVELANSLEEGLIASVMSADRDQAYAVAQRLRTGAVHVNGPSVGDEPHVPFGGIGASGMGRLGGTESLHFYTEQRSLYVH; translated from the coding sequence GTGAACCGCCGGCAACAAGCACAGGCGAACGCGACGACGTTCCCCGACATCTCCCCGGTCACAGGGAACGCGCTGAACGAATTCCCCGCTATGACGCCGTCGCAAGCTCTGGACATCGCCCAAGCAGCCGCCGTCGCACAACCCAACTGGGCGGCGCTGCCGTACTCCGAGCGCAGACGAATCCTGCTCGCCGCCGCGGACGACCTGGAAGCACACCTCGGGGACCACGTCCAGACGCTCGCGCTCGAGATCGGCGCGACAAGACCGTGGGCCGAGATGAACGTCCACGAGGCGGCAGCGACGCTCCGCGAGGCCGCCGCGCTCACGAGTTCACCCATCGGTGAACTCCTCCCGTCGTCAGACCCGAACGTCGTCAACCACTCCCTGCGCATCCCGGCCGGCGTCACTCTGTCGATCGTGCCGCGGAACGCCCCCGTCATCCTCAGTGCCAGATCAAGCGCGATCTCCCTCGCGGTCGGTAACGCCGTGGTGATCCGCCCCAGCGAAGAGTCGCCGATCGCAGCCGGCATGATCCTCGCCGACGCACTCCACCGCGCCGGCGTACCGAAGGATGTCGTATCAGTCGTGACGACCCGTCCAGGCGACGGGCGCCAGGTGATCACCGCTCTCATCCAATCGCCTCACATCCGACGAGTCGCATTCATCGGATCGACACCCGTAGGCCGAGCGATCGCAGCTCAGGCCGGCGCAGCATTGACCCCCGCAATCATGGAACTCGGTGGCAAAAACGCGACGGTGGTGAGACACGACGCCGATCTCGAGCGGTGGACGCCGGCGTTGGCGTTCTCCTCGTTCGTCAACTCAGGTCAGGTCTGCATGTGCACCGACCGCATCCTCGTCCACCGGTCCCGATTCGACGAGACCGTCGAACGACTGACCACCATCGCCGACAGCATGATGGTCGGCGATCCACGCGACCCCGCTACCGACATCGGCCCCGTGATCAACGATTCCGCCGCACGCCGGTTCGCAGAGCTGATCACCGACGCGCGATCCGCGGGAGCGACGGTGATGGCCGGGGGCGACATCGACGGCCGCCACGCCCGCCCGACAATACTGACCGAAGTGCCGACCGCGTGCCGCTTCGCCACCGAGGAAGGGTTCCTTCCCATCGTGGAGGTGCTCCCGTTCGATTCCGACGACCAGGCTGTAGAGCTGGCGAACTCGCTCGAGGAAGGCCTCATCGCCAGCGTCATGTCCGCCGATCGCGATCAGGCGTACGCGGTCGCACAGCGCCTTCGCACCGGAGCGGTCCATGTCAACGGACCGTCCGTCGGTGATGAGCCCCACGTGCCATTCGGCGGGATAGGCGCCTCCGGGATGGGCCGGCTCGGAGGAACCGAATCGCTGCACTTCTACACCGAACAGCGCAGCCTCTACGTCCACTGA
- a CDS encoding carboxylesterase/lipase family protein — MTDVRTQLGTVRGVQDGDVHRFLGIPFAAPPVGDLRWKHAQPPTAWEGVREASTFGPGPIQTALTEHTPKGGQSEDCLYLNVWTTNLDPSAKQPVMFWIHGGGFLNGAASMPLYDGTSLSQRGITVVSVEYRLGAFGFLTDPEVGANFGVSDWVLGLEWVRSTIEAFGGDPGCVTIFGQSAGGAATRALLSTPSARGLFHRAIIQSAGFEDYAVAGSPSYERARAATQRMKSALGCDTVDEMRVIEPEPVRVASLANSGIFPPQGQVHTPANLVWYPVVDGDVITPGFEGWPEDVPVMFGCTEDESRMFIRPDALYAHPEVRPEDAYTHDTLVNMARALGGDAADDIVKELTGRGLTPYEAIAEVYTAAVWHEPALATLDRFDALGRTLYYYRFARVSPGAEKDGTRAFHAAENPYVFGRLVPEGYYDDVDLAVHDAVQTAWTEFARTGVPSHLDGTAWPAYDTDNPHFTIIDDVTTSKPLQISPVTALIRAQRSDATSSGEDN, encoded by the coding sequence ATGACCGACGTACGAACGCAGCTCGGCACCGTGCGCGGTGTCCAGGACGGCGACGTCCACCGGTTCCTCGGTATCCCGTTCGCGGCGCCGCCTGTGGGCGATCTGCGCTGGAAGCACGCACAGCCCCCGACCGCGTGGGAGGGCGTCCGGGAGGCGTCCACGTTCGGGCCCGGCCCGATCCAGACCGCACTCACCGAGCACACGCCGAAGGGTGGTCAGAGCGAGGACTGCCTCTACCTCAACGTCTGGACGACCAACCTCGATCCGTCCGCAAAACAGCCGGTGATGTTCTGGATCCACGGCGGCGGCTTCCTCAACGGGGCCGCGTCGATGCCGCTGTACGACGGCACCTCGCTGTCGCAGCGCGGCATCACGGTCGTCTCGGTCGAGTACCGGCTCGGTGCCTTCGGGTTCCTCACCGACCCCGAGGTCGGCGCGAACTTCGGCGTGTCCGACTGGGTCCTCGGGCTCGAGTGGGTCAGGTCCACCATCGAAGCGTTCGGCGGCGACCCGGGCTGCGTGACGATCTTCGGGCAGTCCGCCGGCGGCGCCGCGACCCGCGCGCTGCTCTCCACACCATCGGCGCGGGGGCTGTTCCACCGCGCGATCATCCAAAGCGCGGGCTTCGAGGACTACGCCGTCGCGGGCTCACCCTCCTACGAGCGAGCACGCGCCGCGACCCAGCGGATGAAGTCAGCGCTCGGCTGCGACACGGTCGACGAGATGCGCGTGATCGAGCCCGAGCCAGTCCGGGTGGCATCGCTGGCCAACAGCGGGATCTTCCCGCCCCAGGGGCAGGTCCACACGCCCGCGAACCTCGTCTGGTATCCCGTCGTCGACGGCGACGTCATCACCCCCGGGTTCGAGGGATGGCCCGAGGACGTGCCGGTCATGTTCGGGTGCACCGAGGACGAGTCGCGGATGTTCATCCGGCCGGACGCGCTCTACGCCCACCCGGAGGTCCGGCCCGAGGACGCCTACACGCACGACACGTTGGTGAACATGGCACGCGCCCTCGGTGGCGACGCCGCCGACGACATCGTGAAGGAGCTGACGGGCCGCGGACTCACCCCGTACGAGGCCATCGCGGAGGTTTACACCGCGGCGGTGTGGCACGAGCCGGCGCTGGCGACACTCGACCGCTTCGACGCGCTCGGCCGTACCTTGTACTACTACCGTTTCGCGCGCGTGTCCCCCGGCGCCGAGAAGGACGGGACCCGAGCGTTCCACGCAGCCGAGAACCCGTATGTCTTCGGGCGCCTCGTCCCCGAGGGCTACTACGACGACGTCGACCTCGCGGTCCACGACGCAGTCCAGACCGCCTGGACCGAGTTCGCCCGCACCGGTGTGCCGAGCCACCTCGACGGCACCGCCTGGCCCGCGTACGACACCGACAACCCGCACTTCACGATCATCGACGACGTCACGACCAGCAAGCCGCTCCAGATCAGCCCCGTCACCGCGCTGATCCGGGCGCAGCGCTCGGACGCGACCAGCTCAGGAGAGGACAACTGA
- a CDS encoding ABC transporter ATP-binding protein encodes MIETSTQPSSTAPGNTPILSVQGLRKSYRTRTGDQFVLDDVDLDVATGEFVCLVGPSGAGKTTLLRCMSGLMPPTAGTVQVQGRVVDRPPAEIAVVFQDYSRSLMPWMSVERNVMLPLRSKGMPKTERIATAQAALIAVGLDGTGTKYPWQLSGGMQQRVAIARALAYEPRALLMDEPFASVDAQTRADLEDLVLSVRDAFGMTIVLVTHDIDEAVYLGDRVVVLSGSPTRVREEITVDLGPNRDQLATKALPEFVALRTRVLRLIREANA; translated from the coding sequence GTGATCGAGACCAGTACACAGCCGAGCTCGACGGCACCTGGCAACACACCGATCCTGTCGGTGCAAGGACTGCGCAAGAGCTACCGGACCCGTACAGGGGATCAGTTCGTCCTCGACGACGTCGACCTCGATGTGGCGACCGGCGAGTTCGTCTGCCTCGTCGGCCCCTCGGGAGCTGGGAAGACCACGCTCCTACGCTGCATGTCTGGCCTGATGCCACCGACTGCCGGCACGGTCCAGGTGCAAGGGCGCGTTGTCGACCGGCCGCCGGCGGAGATCGCCGTCGTCTTCCAGGACTACAGCCGGTCATTGATGCCCTGGATGTCGGTGGAGCGCAACGTGATGCTGCCGCTGCGCTCCAAGGGCATGCCGAAGACCGAGCGGATCGCCACGGCACAAGCCGCGCTCATCGCCGTCGGACTCGACGGAACCGGGACGAAGTACCCGTGGCAGCTGTCGGGCGGCATGCAACAGCGGGTCGCGATCGCCCGTGCGCTCGCGTACGAGCCGAGAGCCCTACTCATGGACGAGCCGTTCGCTTCCGTTGACGCCCAGACCCGTGCTGATCTCGAGGATCTCGTCCTGAGCGTGCGCGACGCCTTCGGCATGACGATCGTGCTCGTCACCCACGACATCGACGAGGCCGTGTACCTCGGCGACCGGGTGGTGGTGCTGTCGGGCTCCCCGACCCGAGTCCGTGAAGAGATCACCGTCGATCTGGGTCCCAACCGCGACCAGCTCGCGACGAAGGCTCTGCCGGAGTTCGTCGCGCTTCGTACCCGAGTGCTCCGCCTGATCCGGGAAGCCAACGCATGA
- a CDS encoding ABC transporter substrate-binding protein: MWLVVAATVAVAGCGSDSSEAEGSGGPTKLTVGVGAGPFVAPLETAQFSDAGFDVTRQNVTSGSVAVPLVLNGQLKFSQADAVGALTAISKGVPLVFVGSVTSTGATADQDSTAILVKPGSGLKAAADLKGKKVGVNGIGGAAQLAAAAAIDKLGGDSTKVEFVEMPPNSLTGAVADGTLAAAVTSRSEGQAEGLDPIIAPTAEAMPSAPLIVWVTSKQYAEKNPEVVERFAAAAEKANDELAHDPERVRKIVVEKATAKISPELAKTMALPQFAPTTIQRDRLQTVVDLMVQYKVIPKPIDLDTVLVAS, from the coding sequence GTGTGGCTCGTTGTGGCCGCCACGGTCGCGGTCGCGGGCTGTGGATCCGACTCGTCGGAGGCAGAGGGGAGTGGTGGTCCGACCAAACTGACGGTCGGCGTCGGAGCGGGACCGTTCGTCGCGCCACTCGAGACGGCCCAGTTCAGCGATGCGGGTTTCGACGTCACGCGGCAGAACGTAACTTCTGGCTCGGTCGCGGTCCCGTTGGTGCTCAACGGCCAGCTGAAGTTCAGTCAGGCGGATGCGGTCGGCGCGCTCACCGCGATCTCCAAGGGTGTACCGCTGGTGTTCGTCGGGTCGGTGACCTCGACCGGTGCGACGGCAGACCAGGACAGCACGGCCATTCTGGTCAAGCCCGGCAGTGGCCTGAAAGCGGCCGCCGACCTGAAGGGCAAGAAGGTCGGGGTGAACGGAATCGGTGGTGCCGCGCAGCTTGCCGCCGCGGCGGCAATCGACAAGCTCGGTGGGGATTCCACGAAGGTCGAGTTCGTGGAGATGCCCCCGAACTCGCTGACGGGGGCTGTGGCCGATGGGACCCTCGCGGCCGCGGTCACCAGCCGGTCCGAGGGGCAGGCAGAGGGGCTCGATCCGATCATCGCTCCGACCGCTGAGGCGATGCCGTCCGCGCCGCTGATCGTGTGGGTCACGTCCAAGCAATACGCCGAGAAGAACCCCGAGGTCGTCGAGCGGTTCGCCGCGGCTGCCGAGAAGGCCAACGACGAGCTTGCTCACGACCCCGAGCGCGTCCGCAAGATCGTGGTGGAGAAGGCGACCGCCAAGATCAGCCCGGAGCTGGCGAAGACGATGGCCCTTCCCCAGTTCGCTCCGACGACGATCCAGCGCGACCGGCTTCAGACGGTCGTCGACCTAATGGTCCAATACAAGGTCATTCCGAAGCCGATCGACCTCGACACGGTGCTCGTCGCTTCATGA
- a CDS encoding NAD(P)/FAD-dependent oxidoreductase: MTHLVVVGSSIAGATAAGALRSGGFAGDISLIGEEAPQPYSRVPLSKGVLAGTETLESATLAALPDDVNLVLGSAATSLDVEGRSVQLADGVVMPYDGVIIATGARARRLARKGQAGEHVIRTLDDAAAIAARIPMARSAIVVGAGFLGMEVGSTLRSRGLDVTLVDREPPLRRLLGQWLSDYLIKTADEAGIRFHITPGDVELLGNPISGVAFRDGRKLEADVVVCAAGDLPNVEWLADSGLHIAGGLVVDARCLAAPRVAGAGDVTSREVKPGVFRRTPHWSNAVTQGRAAAAVLLDPAVPPYQPDHYFWTEQFGIDLKIAGELPLAGQPEIIDGDPASGSAVLRWHHDGQPVAAASINFRLPVVKLKRLAAPATGTAAR; this comes from the coding sequence GTGACACACCTGGTTGTTGTCGGCTCATCGATCGCCGGCGCAACCGCGGCCGGTGCTCTGCGATCGGGAGGGTTCGCGGGAGACATCTCGCTCATCGGCGAGGAAGCCCCGCAACCCTATTCACGCGTACCGCTGTCCAAGGGCGTGCTCGCCGGTACCGAGACACTCGAAAGCGCCACTCTTGCCGCTCTGCCTGATGACGTGAACCTGGTGCTCGGTTCGGCCGCCACGTCGTTGGATGTCGAGGGTCGGTCCGTGCAGCTCGCCGACGGTGTCGTGATGCCGTACGACGGTGTGATCATCGCCACCGGCGCGCGGGCCCGGAGGTTGGCACGCAAGGGTCAAGCCGGGGAGCATGTCATACGCACACTCGACGACGCAGCAGCCATCGCCGCACGAATTCCGATGGCCCGAAGCGCGATTGTCGTCGGCGCCGGTTTCCTCGGGATGGAAGTTGGATCCACGCTCCGCTCGCGGGGGCTCGACGTGACCCTCGTCGATCGGGAACCTCCGCTGCGGCGCCTTCTTGGACAGTGGCTTTCCGACTACCTGATCAAGACGGCCGACGAGGCAGGCATCCGCTTCCACATCACGCCGGGAGACGTGGAACTACTCGGCAATCCCATCTCAGGGGTCGCCTTCCGCGACGGCAGGAAGCTCGAAGCCGACGTCGTCGTGTGCGCGGCAGGAGACCTCCCGAACGTGGAATGGCTCGCAGACTCGGGACTTCACATCGCCGGTGGCTTGGTCGTCGATGCCCGCTGCCTCGCCGCTCCCCGGGTTGCAGGCGCCGGCGATGTCACGTCGCGCGAAGTCAAGCCCGGAGTCTTCCGGCGTACTCCCCACTGGAGCAACGCGGTCACTCAAGGACGGGCGGCCGCCGCGGTGCTCCTAGATCCGGCAGTACCTCCCTATCAGCCCGACCACTACTTCTGGACAGAGCAGTTCGGCATCGACCTCAAGATCGCCGGCGAATTGCCGCTGGCGGGGCAGCCGGAGATCATCGACGGCGATCCCGCGAGCGGATCAGCGGTTCTGCGATGGCACCACGACGGGCAACCGGTCGCGGCCGCCTCCATCAACTTCAGGCTCCCGGTGGTCAAACTCAAACGTCTCGCTGCGCCAGCGACCGGGACCGCGGCCCGATGA
- a CDS encoding ABC transporter permease: MARSTSNSVTTIGRRAGNSAIELAVPVLTVAVWWVASSGSTSLYFPPLSEIVATLWDVWFGSNFVSDAVPSLWHLGVGYGLAVVAGISLGVVLGLIPPLAAAMNPLLETLRAVPGLALIPAALLVLGIGPTMQVVTIASAAVWPILLNTVDGVRGIDPLVGDAARSYRIGWTDRTFRLIIPAASPQIVAGLRTSVSVAVVMVVVSEMVGATHGIGYQLLHAQRSFDITGMWASMVLLGVLGYVLNVAFRGFERVVLGWHRGMTGTQG; the protein is encoded by the coding sequence ATGGCACGCAGCACATCGAACAGCGTGACGACCATCGGTCGTCGGGCAGGCAACAGCGCGATCGAGCTCGCTGTCCCTGTCCTCACCGTCGCCGTGTGGTGGGTCGCCTCGTCGGGGTCGACGTCGCTTTACTTCCCGCCGCTGTCCGAGATCGTCGCGACGTTGTGGGATGTCTGGTTCGGGTCGAACTTCGTCTCCGATGCCGTGCCGAGCCTGTGGCACCTCGGCGTCGGCTATGGGTTGGCCGTCGTCGCCGGCATCTCGCTCGGTGTCGTGCTCGGTCTGATTCCACCGCTGGCGGCCGCGATGAACCCGCTGCTCGAGACGCTACGGGCGGTGCCGGGCCTGGCGCTCATACCCGCAGCATTGCTCGTCCTCGGGATCGGGCCGACGATGCAGGTCGTCACGATCGCCTCGGCGGCAGTGTGGCCGATCCTGCTCAACACCGTCGACGGTGTCCGCGGAATCGATCCGCTCGTCGGCGACGCCGCTCGCAGCTATCGCATCGGCTGGACCGATCGGACCTTCCGGCTCATCATCCCGGCCGCGAGCCCACAGATCGTCGCCGGCCTGCGGACGTCGGTCTCCGTTGCCGTCGTGATGGTGGTCGTCAGCGAGATGGTCGGGGCCACCCATGGGATCGGCTACCAACTGCTACACGCGCAGCGGTCGTTCGACATCACGGGCATGTGGGCATCGATGGTCCTGCTTGGAGTCCTCGGCTACGTGCTCAACGTCGCCTTCCGCGGCTTCGAGCGCGTCGTGCTCGGCTGGCACCGCGGCATGACTGGGACACAGGGATGA
- a CDS encoding ferredoxin yields the protein MEIEVRRSACEGHGLCEQTAPEVYELDDEDYVRLRVSEIPESLQVAAAAGARVCPVAALRVRD from the coding sequence ATGGAGATCGAGGTCAGGCGTTCAGCCTGCGAGGGCCACGGGCTGTGCGAGCAGACCGCGCCCGAGGTCTACGAGTTGGACGACGAGGATTACGTGCGCCTGCGGGTGAGCGAAATCCCCGAGTCCCTTCAGGTCGCTGCCGCCGCCGGTGCACGGGTTTGCCCGGTTGCGGCCCTTCGAGTGCGGGACTGA
- a CDS encoding ABC transporter permease, with amino-acid sequence MSTVFADEKVMARGRPDGDARRRVDRTRAWRLAGSAFSFIALIVVWQFVVHRGLLSRRAVAPPTAVADALWNMLGTAEFWSTLGSTVRTWVTGLLVSIAIAIPVGLVLGGSDLLYRLFRVAIDFLRTIPPIVLLPLALLVYGATQQTALLVIVFGSVWPLLLQTMYGVHQVDPVAKDVAQAYCLRRHEVVFDLVVPSAAPFIATGIRIAATMSLLLTIGTELLGGVPGIGSKIAIAQTQYATIPTMYAYVVAATALGVVLNLLMMRLERRALSWHAAHRTA; translated from the coding sequence ATGAGCACCGTGTTTGCGGACGAGAAGGTCATGGCCCGGGGTCGGCCAGACGGCGATGCCCGTCGCCGGGTGGACCGCACCCGTGCGTGGCGGCTGGCCGGCTCCGCGTTCTCCTTCATCGCGCTCATTGTCGTCTGGCAGTTTGTCGTCCATCGCGGGCTGCTTTCCCGCCGGGCGGTGGCGCCACCGACGGCGGTCGCCGACGCCTTGTGGAACATGCTCGGGACCGCGGAGTTCTGGTCGACCCTCGGGAGCACCGTCCGTACCTGGGTGACCGGGCTCCTGGTGTCGATCGCGATCGCGATCCCGGTCGGGCTGGTCCTCGGTGGCAGCGATCTGCTCTACAGGTTGTTCCGGGTGGCGATCGACTTCCTGCGGACGATCCCGCCGATCGTGCTGCTGCCGCTGGCGCTGCTGGTCTACGGTGCCACGCAGCAGACCGCCCTGCTCGTGATCGTGTTCGGCTCGGTCTGGCCGCTGCTCCTGCAGACCATGTACGGCGTGCATCAGGTGGATCCGGTGGCGAAGGACGTCGCCCAGGCGTACTGCTTGCGCCGCCACGAGGTGGTCTTCGACCTCGTCGTCCCGAGCGCGGCACCGTTCATCGCGACCGGGATCCGGATCGCCGCCACGATGAGCCTGCTGCTCACGATCGGCACCGAGCTTCTCGGCGGTGTGCCCGGGATCGGCTCGAAGATCGCGATCGCGCAGACCCAGTACGCCACGATCCCGACGATGTACGCCTACGTCGTCGCCGCGACCGCCCTGGGCGTCGTCCTCAACCTCCTGATGATGCGACTCGAGAGGAGAGCCCTGTCATGGCACGCAGCACATCGAACAGCGTGA
- a CDS encoding NAD(P)-dependent alcohol dehydrogenase → MAPRRATGRGRLHQLQAPGGQTQTSRCASDRDRGPMTTTTLAAVAHGAGEPFTLEEVELDDLRPDEVLVDVVAVGMCHTDISAGHGTIPFPTPGVLGHEGAGRVSAVGSEVHRVRPGDPVLMSFTSCGRCTACRGGHPAYCDSHLPWNLLGGRRADGSSTIRRPDGTELSGHFFGQSSFAHQAIVDERSLVLLEPDTTDDDLIRFAPLGCGVQTGAGAVINVLRPTSDTVMVVTGAGAVGLAAVMAAAALSVGVVIVVDRVAERLELALELGATHSINAEQADTTEELRKITQGRGVDAAIETTGNVGVLEMAIESLAIGGSCFVIGAPPAGSRASFNVNAQLPGRRIVGVTLGDSEPERFIPQLIALHRAGRFPFDRLARRYPFSEINRAAEDAARGVAIKPVLVIAKGPQ, encoded by the coding sequence ATGGCACCACGACGGGCAACCGGTCGCGGCCGCCTCCATCAACTTCAGGCTCCCGGTGGTCAAACTCAAACGTCTCGCTGCGCCAGCGACCGGGACCGCGGCCCGATGACCACCACGACCCTCGCGGCGGTGGCGCACGGAGCCGGTGAGCCATTCACGCTCGAGGAGGTGGAACTCGACGACCTTCGCCCCGACGAGGTACTCGTCGATGTCGTAGCGGTCGGCATGTGCCACACGGACATCAGTGCGGGCCACGGCACCATCCCCTTCCCCACGCCGGGTGTTCTCGGCCACGAGGGCGCAGGCAGAGTGTCCGCCGTCGGATCCGAAGTCCACCGCGTCCGACCGGGAGACCCGGTGCTGATGTCGTTCACGTCATGCGGCCGTTGTACGGCGTGCCGCGGCGGTCATCCGGCTTATTGCGACTCTCACCTGCCCTGGAACCTACTCGGCGGACGCCGGGCCGACGGCAGCTCGACCATTCGGCGTCCGGATGGCACGGAACTGAGCGGGCATTTCTTCGGACAGTCGTCGTTCGCCCATCAGGCGATCGTGGACGAACGCAGCCTCGTCCTCCTCGAACCCGACACCACCGACGACGACCTCATCCGCTTCGCGCCGCTGGGGTGCGGTGTGCAGACGGGTGCAGGCGCGGTGATCAATGTTCTTCGCCCGACATCCGACACAGTCATGGTCGTCACCGGCGCGGGCGCCGTCGGACTCGCCGCCGTGATGGCCGCCGCTGCTCTGTCGGTGGGCGTCGTGATCGTGGTCGACCGCGTCGCGGAGCGCCTCGAGCTGGCCCTCGAGCTGGGCGCGACCCACTCCATCAACGCCGAGCAGGCGGACACCACCGAAGAACTGCGAAAGATCACGCAAGGGCGAGGCGTTGATGCTGCGATCGAAACGACGGGCAACGTCGGCGTGCTCGAAATGGCGATCGAATCCCTTGCCATCGGCGGCAGCTGCTTCGTCATCGGTGCGCCGCCCGCAGGCTCACGAGCATCGTTCAACGTCAACGCGCAGCTACCTGGGCGACGGATCGTCGGAGTGACTCTCGGCGACAGCGAGCCTGAACGCTTCATCCCTCAGTTGATCGCCCTCCATCGCGCAGGCCGTTTCCCCTTCGACCGCCTCGCACGGCGGTACCCGTTCTCGGAGATCAACCGCGCCGCCGAGGACGCCGCGCGTGGGGTCGCGATCAAACCTGTCCTCGTCATAGCGAAAGGCCCGCAGTGA